From Micromonospora carbonacea:
CGGCATCGAGGTGCTGCTGGACCGCGAGCGCCGGCTGCCGGCGACCGACCCGAGCGGCTGGGGCGCCCGGATCGCCTGCGGGGCGGCCCTGTTCAACCTGCGGCTGGCGCTGGCCGTCGCGGGCACCCCGGCGACGGTGCGGCTGCGCCCGTACCCGGCGGAACCCGACGTGCTGGCCCGGTTGGTCCCGGACGTGCCGCGCCGGCCCACCCCGGCCGAGCAGACCCTGTACGGCGTCATCCCGCACCGGTTCAGCAACCGGGCCCCGTTCTGGCCCGACCCGGTGCCGGCCGACGTGCGGTGGCGGCTCGGCGAGGCGGCCCGCGCCGAGCAGGGCTGGCTGGAGCTGGTGATCGGGGTGAGCGCGGTCAACGCGTTCGCCGAGGTCGCCCGCAGCGCCAACCGGGTGCTGGAGCGCGACCCCGCCTACCGGGCCGAGCTGGCCGAGTGGGTGCGCAGCGCGCCCGCGTCCGACGGGATCCCGGCCGCCGCCGGCGGCCCGCTGGGCGAGCCGCAGGACCTGCTGCCCAGCCGCGGCTTCGGCGGGCGCAGCCGCGCGCCGGGGCGCGACTTCGAGCCGGAGCCGCTGGTGGCGGTGCTCGGCACCGCCGGCAACACCACCACCGATCAGGTCGTGGCCGGGCAGGCCCTGCAACGGGTGCTGCTCACCGCCACCGACGCCGGGCTGGGCGTGTCGATGATGTCCCAGCCGATCGAGGTGCCGGGGGCGCGGGAGGCCCTGCGGCTGTCCCTGGGCCGGTTCGGCACCCCGCAGATGGTGATGCGGGTCGGCTACGGCCAGCCGGGCTCGCCGACCCCCCGCCGCAGCGTCGACGAGGTGCTGGACGTGCCGGTCGTCCGGGCCTGAGGCCGGGGTCGCCGGGGGCGTGCGCCGCCCGCCGGCGACCCCCACCCCCGGCTGGGCCGGCGGTGGTACGGTGCCGGCCGATGGCCAGCTTCGCGATACTCGGGCCGCTCGAGGTGGCCGTGGCCGGGCGGACGGTCACCCCGCGCAGCGGCAGGCAGCGGGCGCTGCTGGCCGTCCTGCTGGTCAACGCCGGCCGGGACACCGGGCTGGCGCAGATCCTCGGCGCGCTGTGGGGCGACGCGCCGCCCGACACGGCCGTCGGGCAGGTGCAGACGCTGATCTGGCGGCTGCGCGGGGTGCTCGGCGACGACGCCATCGCCACCCGCCCGGGCGGGTACCGGCTCACCGTCGCCGACGCCGACCTCGACGCGCGGGTGTTCGCCGCCGGCGCGGCCGAGGCCGCCGCGCTGGCCCGGTCGGGCCGGGCGGCCGAGGCGGCCCGCCGCTACGGCGAGGCGCTGGCCCTGTGGCGCGGCCCGGTCCTGGCCGACGTGCGCCTGCCGGGCGACCCGCACGCCGCCGGGTTCCCCGCCGCCGTGGCGGAGCTGACCGAGCTGCGCCTGGCCGTGGAGCGCGACCGGGTGGACGTCGAGTTCGCCCTCGGCCGGCACGCCGAGCTGATCCCCGCCCTGCACCGGATGGTCGACGCCGAGCCGCTGCGGGAGGAGCTGCGGGAACGGCTGATGCTCGCGCTGCACCGCACCGGCCGGCGGGCCGAGGCGCTGGAGACGTACCGGCGGGGCCGGGCGGCGACCGTGGCAGAGCTGGGCCTGGAACCCGGTCGGGGGCTGCGGGAGCTGCACCGGCGCATCCTCGACGGCGACCCGCTGCTGGACGCCGCCGAACCCGCCCCGGCGGCGTCCCCGCCCGCGCCCCCGGCGGCCCAGTTGCCGATGGACGCCGCCGACTTCGTCGGCCGGCACGACCTCGCGTCCCGGCTGGCCGCCCTGCTGGCCGCGCCACCGGCCGGCGGCCCCGCCGCGGACGCCGGGCAGGCGGCCGCGCCGCCGGTCGTGGTGGTGTCCGGCGCGGCCGGGAGCGGCAAGACGACCCTCGCGGTCCACGTCGCGCACCTGGTGCGGGACCGGTTCGGCGACGGGCAGCTCTTCGTCGACCTGCGCGGCGGCGGCGAGCCGC
This genomic window contains:
- a CDS encoding Acg family FMN-binding oxidoreductase, with translation METGFTVEQLRTAATDAVRAPSLHNSQPWRFRLRDGGIEVLLDRERRLPATDPSGWGARIACGAALFNLRLALAVAGTPATVRLRPYPAEPDVLARLVPDVPRRPTPAEQTLYGVIPHRFSNRAPFWPDPVPADVRWRLGEAARAEQGWLELVIGVSAVNAFAEVARSANRVLERDPAYRAELAEWVRSAPASDGIPAAAGGPLGEPQDLLPSRGFGGRSRAPGRDFEPEPLVAVLGTAGNTTTDQVVAGQALQRVLLTATDAGLGVSMMSQPIEVPGAREALRLSLGRFGTPQMVMRVGYGQPGSPTPRRSVDEVLDVPVVRA